Proteins encoded together in one Campylobacter concisus window:
- the yedE gene encoding YedE family putative selenium transporter, with the protein MNKTLLYIIAGASLGILGPVLVHFGNPANMGVCAACFLRDSMGALGFHQAKVVQYLRPEILGLIIGGFLASMLWSRNFTPVSGSAAFSRFFLGVFAMIGCLIFLGCPWRAFLRLGGGDMTAIAGLVGLFAGVFVGRAFKKNGYVLPENETTAKAIGFLPLIIAILLLLALIFGLKLGENGALFSSEKGPGSQHANLFISLICAIIIGAFMQRSKFCSVGAISKIFERDFSMFYGVISIIVCASITNLVLNQYKFGFEGQPIAHNDMLWNFLGMTLAGLCFSLSYGCPGKHLVQMGAGNLSSAVFVLGMGAGAAISHNFVLASSGAGITPFAPYAVVIGFVYAIYVGFFTKKA; encoded by the coding sequence ATGAACAAAACACTACTTTACATCATCGCAGGTGCGAGCCTTGGCATACTTGGTCCGGTGCTCGTTCATTTTGGCAACCCAGCAAATATGGGCGTTTGTGCGGCTTGCTTTTTACGAGATAGCATGGGTGCGCTTGGCTTTCACCAGGCCAAAGTCGTGCAGTATCTAAGGCCTGAAATTTTAGGGCTTATCATCGGAGGCTTTCTAGCTAGCATGCTTTGGAGTAGAAATTTCACTCCAGTATCTGGTAGCGCGGCATTTTCTAGGTTTTTCTTAGGCGTGTTTGCGATGATAGGCTGCCTCATATTTTTAGGCTGCCCTTGGAGGGCGTTTTTGCGTCTTGGAGGCGGAGATATGACCGCCATCGCAGGGCTTGTTGGCTTGTTTGCTGGTGTCTTTGTGGGACGAGCTTTTAAGAAAAATGGCTACGTTTTACCTGAAAATGAAACCACTGCAAAGGCGATAGGGTTTTTGCCACTGATCATCGCTATTTTGCTTTTACTAGCACTTATCTTTGGTCTAAAACTTGGCGAAAATGGCGCATTATTTAGCTCAGAAAAAGGTCCAGGCTCACAGCATGCAAATTTATTTATCTCACTTATTTGTGCGATCATCATCGGCGCATTTATGCAAAGAAGTAAATTTTGCTCAGTGGGAGCTATCAGCAAAATTTTTGAACGTGACTTTTCGATGTTTTATGGCGTCATCTCTATCATCGTCTGCGCAAGTATCACAAATTTAGTGCTAAATCAATACAAATTTGGCTTTGAAGGACAACCTATCGCTCACAATGATATGCTTTGGAATTTCTTAGGTATGACGCTCGCTGGCCTTTGCTTTAGTCTAAGCTACGGCTGCCCTGGCAAACATTTAGTGCAAATGGGAGCTGGAAATTTAAGCTCAGCCGTATTTGTTTTAGGCATGGGCGCAGGTGCTGCTATAAGTCACAACTTCGTGCTTGCAAGCTCAGGAGCTGGCATCACACCTTTTGCCCCGTATGCCGTAGTGATCGGCTTTGTCTACGCTATTTACGTTGGATTTTTCACTAAAAAAGCTTAA
- a CDS encoding Mbeg1-like protein — translation MQTKKSSKELINCFKDYIDIADASYALLHNVFENEEGELDRLSKKHGLENLPENTINSCKKEEIDNPVWRYSDNIRLGDKITEDNQTRQSRINNRQLGDTTAYALAIEANFMADKIVKKPVGENGELKDVKIDNDVKNFIYYDKDSKEQRLIVGKDEIYTISPRTKLFVNRYELVKHIPNQKSGFSSSVFYDTEKSNYIIGFRGTEIKGNDFVDDFFMAITSKAIMQISALTSLQSSMVEAINSHSLNLNSVDGEDESSLNLDQEQASHGPKEVILSGHSLGGHLAQIYAVTFKDSGVKELYTYNAPGIDGGIIGSAFTWVVRFLSLIAKGIVRGAKYVARLVDPDGFLGKLVNSAFNKIKGMFGFKDDKSTVKECVNAVEKNDKACKTLSNKDTNLNIKRASKGDDLGIEIHHIESVKQSISKNEDGYERDWHMLWEPTLSAISDLGFKLGVGMADEIEYKNTDNRHLINILVRSHSLKDSVMVLYLMCYLLEHKENESKIEGKDIVGALDYLNEYIQSLKFKLRCIRMKLNLDVDIDSISNTSMLDTPLYIFYAYLNLFYEQGKFSDDKFKQDMVGYIIENLGKNIDKNSDKEAHLVRLLDAEDIEKLNASQIVSSARAGDIDMLVAICALNLFVFDKKIEKDELGKYFAYNKNIYKSITTLCDDKVDMKLATTYVKDRIEILKSIISLKYADYKKLEENENFLASVSSNEASSSDEAIVIAHKPSTLSNNDIARNNKLATEDIRALANESFGDIFHKKENTLSVSAEDKSIIDVAVLNDIFKLDSKNMEQRVYLGSMLLNTATEQSDYPLYFKKEEDGEESNSSLLSFSHQPRDEDKDKGRLTIDYKNQRACVLNYSLLNKSLNIDLKPTNKETKESLEKANERLNLEKKSSALSASGTAFANPIIEDDVVVCPHGGHVILKSRAGKSIRSDDQGVILDVDFINSPIVGCSAKNPCTKVAYVPRAALSLKSMNNHYAVMQDLVPACLSNTGSPLRCIKKENRIKLAHSIGSPASQNDNPAVLNPNLNSAHIRLHVKSALNQADNLAVCIYKLNDVEHKNQEGFKEMELNLDEGSDVKDKKLKEHLSSRFRDDKFSISSFNFKYSLMDKNFIFITPKYIEAIYKNTTLPKSGIGFFQFVDDISDESNLIYVTPSKAKTVDIKFACGLDSKYNDDINTTKTVVVA, via the coding sequence ATGCAAACTAAAAAATCAAGCAAGGAACTGATAAATTGCTTTAAAGATTACATTGACATTGCTGATGCCTCTTATGCTCTTTTACATAATGTCTTTGAGAATGAAGAGGGAGAGCTAGATAGATTATCAAAAAAGCATGGGTTGGAAAATTTACCAGAAAATACAATAAACTCTTGTAAAAAAGAAGAAATTGATAATCCTGTTTGGAGATACTCGGACAATATACGACTTGGTGATAAAATAACAGAGGATAACCAAACTAGACAATCAAGAATAAATAACCGTCAGCTTGGTGATACCACTGCCTATGCTCTAGCAATAGAAGCTAACTTTATGGCCGATAAAATAGTTAAAAAGCCAGTTGGCGAAAATGGAGAATTGAAAGACGTAAAAATAGATAATGATGTTAAAAATTTTATATATTACGACAAAGACTCAAAAGAACAAAGACTAATTGTAGGTAAAGATGAAATTTATACCATTTCCCCTCGCACAAAACTCTTTGTCAATCGCTACGAGCTAGTAAAACATATACCAAACCAAAAATCAGGCTTTAGCTCGTCAGTGTTTTATGACACTGAAAAGTCAAACTATATCATAGGCTTTAGAGGAACTGAGATAAAGGGAAACGACTTTGTTGACGACTTTTTTATGGCTATTACCTCTAAGGCCATTATGCAGATATCTGCACTAACATCACTCCAATCAAGCATGGTTGAAGCTATAAATTCTCATAGTTTAAATTTAAATAGTGTGGATGGCGAGGATGAAAGCTCTTTAAATTTAGACCAAGAGCAAGCCTCTCATGGTCCTAAAGAGGTCATCCTCTCAGGTCACTCACTAGGCGGACATCTAGCACAGATATATGCTGTTACATTTAAAGATAGTGGAGTAAAAGAGCTATATACTTATAATGCCCCAGGAATTGATGGTGGGATAATTGGCTCAGCTTTTACTTGGGTGGTAAGGTTTCTTAGTCTTATAGCTAAAGGCATAGTAAGAGGGGCAAAGTATGTAGCAAGACTTGTTGATCCAGATGGCTTTTTAGGAAAGCTAGTAAATTCTGCTTTTAATAAAATAAAAGGTATGTTTGGTTTTAAAGATGACAAGAGCACGGTGAAAGAGTGTGTAAATGCAGTTGAGAAGAACGATAAGGCGTGCAAGACTCTATCAAACAAAGATACAAACCTAAATATAAAAAGAGCTAGCAAGGGTGATGATCTAGGCATAGAGATACATCATATAGAAAGTGTAAAGCAAAGCATCAGCAAAAATGAGGATGGCTATGAAAGAGATTGGCATATGTTATGGGAGCCTACGCTTTCTGCTATATCTGATCTTGGGTTTAAGCTAGGTGTTGGTATGGCTGATGAGATAGAGTATAAAAACACTGATAATAGACACTTGATCAATATATTAGTCAGGTCACACTCGCTAAAAGATAGTGTGATGGTTTTATACTTGATGTGCTATCTTTTAGAGCATAAAGAAAACGAAAGCAAGATAGAGGGTAAAGATATCGTAGGCGCTCTAGACTACCTAAATGAGTATATCCAGTCGCTTAAATTTAAACTAAGATGTATAAGGATGAAGCTAAATTTAGATGTGGATATAGATAGTATAAGCAACACCTCGATGCTTGATACACCTTTATATATATTCTATGCTTATCTAAACCTCTTTTATGAGCAAGGGAAATTTAGCGATGATAAATTTAAACAAGATATGGTTGGATATATCATCGAAAATTTAGGCAAAAATATAGATAAAAATAGCGACAAAGAGGCTCACTTAGTTAGGCTTTTGGATGCCGAGGATATAGAAAAGCTAAATGCCTCGCAGATAGTGAGCAGTGCTAGAGCTGGTGATATAGATATGCTAGTGGCGATATGTGCTTTAAATTTATTTGTCTTTGATAAGAAGATAGAAAAAGACGAACTAGGTAAATACTTCGCTTATAATAAAAATATCTATAAGAGCATAACAACCCTGTGTGATGACAAGGTGGATATGAAGCTTGCTACTACGTACGTAAAAGATAGGATAGAGATACTAAAAAGCATAATAAGCCTAAAATATGCCGACTACAAAAAACTTGAAGAAAACGAGAATTTCTTAGCTAGCGTTAGCTCTAATGAGGCAAGCTCTAGTGATGAAGCGATAGTCATAGCGCATAAACCATCAACTTTAAGCAATAACGATATAGCACGCAATAACAAACTAGCAACTGAGGATATAAGAGCTCTTGCAAATGAGAGCTTTGGGGATATCTTTCATAAAAAAGAAAACACTCTTAGTGTAAGTGCTGAAGATAAAAGCATCATAGATGTGGCGGTTTTAAATGATATATTTAAACTAGATAGTAAAAATATGGAGCAAAGAGTATATCTAGGCTCTATGCTCCTAAATACCGCCACTGAGCAATCAGACTATCCACTATACTTTAAAAAAGAAGAGGACGGGGAGGAGTCAAATTCTAGCCTGCTAAGCTTCTCTCATCAGCCAAGAGATGAGGATAAAGACAAGGGAAGACTAACTATCGATTATAAAAACCAACGAGCTTGTGTGCTAAACTACTCTTTGCTAAACAAAAGCCTAAATATAGACCTAAAGCCAACAAACAAAGAGACCAAAGAGTCACTTGAAAAGGCAAATGAGAGGCTAAACTTAGAAAAGAAAAGTAGTGCGCTAAGTGCTAGTGGTACTGCCTTTGCTAATCCAATAATAGAAGATGACGTGGTAGTTTGCCCACATGGTGGCCATGTGATCTTAAAAAGTAGAGCAGGCAAAAGCATAAGGTCAGATGATCAAGGTGTGATACTTGATGTTGATTTTATAAACTCACCGATAGTTGGCTGCTCAGCTAAAAACCCTTGCACAAAGGTAGCATACGTGCCAAGAGCGGCTCTTAGTCTAAAAAGTATGAATAACCACTATGCTGTTATGCAAGACCTAGTGCCAGCGTGCCTAAGCAACACTGGCTCACCGCTAAGGTGCATAAAAAAAGAAAACAGGATAAAGCTAGCTCATAGCATAGGTAGTCCTGCATCTCAAAACGATAACCCTGCGGTGCTAAATCCAAATTTAAATAGCGCTCACATAAGACTGCATGTAAAATCAGCCCTTAATCAAGCAGACAACCTTGCTGTTTGCATATATAAGCTAAATGATGTGGAGCATAAAAACCAAGAGGGATTTAAAGAGATGGAGCTAAATTTAGACGAGGGCTCTGACGTAAAAGATAAGAAGCTAAAAGAACATCTAAGCTCTCGCTTTAGAGATGATAAATTTAGCATCTCGTCATTTAACTTTAAATACTCGCTCATGGATAAGAATTTCATCTTTATAACACCTAAATATATAGAGGCTATATACAAAAATACAACGCTTCCAAAAAGTGGTATAGGATTTTTCCAGTTTGTAGATGATATAAGCGATGAGAGTAACCTTATCTATGTCACACCTAGCAAGGCAAAGACGGTGGATATAAAATTTGCTTGTGGGCTTGATAGCAAATATAATGACGATATAAATACAACAAAAACAGTAGTGGTGGCTTAA
- a CDS encoding tRNA 2-selenouridine synthase translates to MKFIGIILLLLTSIFLIACSANQASNKISNSELENLASKYGGVYIFNEKFEKEITTKEKIRREAELAIVNASKTDAEMRKNLKGFDTKYPQTLSNGKPYFKGGTSSKISESCYEEIYKFIGDENLKKYKPWIFSNLYYKDKDERIVQISCTVAYERVKTQYGLFGDEAKGISFKKNSFESVGGGNKFILVNGKFERASKDK, encoded by the coding sequence ATGAAATTTATAGGCATTATACTTCTACTACTAACAAGCATATTTTTAATAGCTTGCTCTGCAAATCAAGCAAGCAATAAGATAAGCAACTCTGAGCTAGAGAATTTAGCTAGCAAATATGGTGGAGTTTATATATTTAATGAGAAATTTGAAAAAGAGATAACTACTAAAGAAAAGATAAGACGAGAAGCAGAATTGGCAATAGTGAATGCTTCAAAAACGGATGCTGAGATGAGAAAGAATTTAAAAGGATTTGATACAAAATATCCACAAACTCTCTCAAACGGCAAGCCATACTTTAAGGGTGGCACATCTAGTAAAATTTCAGAAAGCTGCTATGAAGAAATTTATAAATTCATAGGTGATGAAAATTTAAAAAAATATAAACCTTGGATATTTTCAAATCTATATTACAAAGATAAAGACGAAAGAATTGTTCAAATTTCATGTACTGTTGCATACGAAAGAGTAAAAACACAATACGGCTTATTTGGAGACGAAGCCAAAGGTATTAGTTTTAAGAAAAACAGCTTTGAAAGTGTTGGTGGTGGTAATAAATTTATACTAGTAAATGGCAAATTTGAAAGAGCAAGCAAGGATAAATAA
- a CDS encoding tRNA 2-selenouridine synthase, producing MKFIGIILLLLTSIFLIACSANQASNKISNSELENLASKYGGVYVFNQKFVDEIDRREAERKELRKNIKGKDLGGGLYAVNTKVIDEKLPQILSNGKKYYTRWIDYKKEMKRDAKIPKNFIDMIINFIGLENFNKQKPYLDLGKLYVDDNGEVVPISIDVYYEIYNTKYGLFGDEGMGVSFSKKSVVPLSGGNKFILTNGKFERVSKDK from the coding sequence ATGAAATTTATAGGCATTATACTTCTACTATTAACAAGCATATTTTTAATAGCTTGCTCTGCAAATCAAGCAAGTAATAAGATAAGTAACTCTGAGCTAGAGAATTTGGCTAGTAAATATGGCGGAGTTTATGTATTTAATCAAAAATTTGTTGATGAGATAGATAGAAGAGAAGCTGAGAGAAAAGAACTAAGAAAGAATATAAAGGGAAAAGATTTAGGTGGCGGACTATATGCTGTTAATACGAAAGTTATTGATGAGAAATTGCCCCAAATTCTCTCAAACGGTAAAAAATACTATACACGTTGGATAGATTATAAAAAAGAGATGAAAAGAGATGCAAAAATTCCAAAGAACTTTATAGATATGATCATAAATTTTATAGGTTTGGAAAATTTCAATAAACAAAAACCTTATTTGGATTTAGGAAAATTATATGTAGATGATAATGGAGAAGTGGTACCTATAAGCATAGATGTTTACTATGAAATTTATAATACTAAATATGGGCTATTTGGCGATGAAGGAATGGGTGTTAGCTTTAGTAAAAAAAGCGTAGTCCCTTTAAGTGGTGGTAATAAATTTATACTAACTAATGGCAAATTTGAAAGAGTAAGTAAGGATAAGTAA
- a CDS encoding helix-turn-helix transcriptional regulator, whose amino-acid sequence MAELNNKTLIIFEILKKLVKKREIYPSDAELLDEFGIQERTLRRYIEEIKILFPNSFIIENKLVKNAKRPMGVLRVADKNKDIIIVLEYLLKNSDNLGWLITLLNENDPSLLNDLDKYEKEVSRQLQEDSDIFLFKTNPLENLQDEPSKRYLSELRNAVANREYRDIKYKYIGEVENLTDAKCLKIVFTDGNWYLAIEDANENFRLLRVAFIVSLTKSSKNYQKKILSKYKTYFNKIQNAMSLPSNMPQRALLKASPKVAIYFRKGMKSFFPSQRFEKTLEDGSVTFSIDFTQDIEILPFIKRWLPDIEILEPKSLRDKFKEDLKIALDLLDK is encoded by the coding sequence ATGGCAGAGTTAAACAATAAAACATTAATTATTTTTGAAATTTTAAAAAAGTTAGTAAAAAAACGAGAAATTTATCCATCAGATGCAGAGCTTTTAGATGAATTTGGCATACAAGAAAGAACTCTAAGAAGATATATAGAAGAGATCAAAATTTTATTCCCAAATTCATTTATAATAGAAAATAAGCTTGTAAAAAATGCCAAAAGACCTATGGGTGTATTAAGAGTAGCTGATAAGAATAAAGACATAATCATCGTTTTAGAGTATCTTTTAAAAAATAGCGACAATCTAGGCTGGCTAATCACCTTACTAAACGAAAACGACCCTAGCTTATTGAATGATTTAGATAAATATGAAAAAGAGGTATCTAGGCAGCTACAAGAAGACTCTGATATATTTTTATTTAAGACAAATCCTTTAGAAAATTTACAAGATGAGCCTAGTAAAAGGTATTTGAGCGAGCTTCGTAATGCAGTTGCAAACAGAGAATACCGAGACATTAAGTATAAATATATCGGTGAAGTCGAGAATTTAACCGATGCAAAATGCCTAAAAATAGTCTTTACTGATGGAAATTGGTATTTGGCTATAGAGGATGCTAACGAAAATTTTAGGCTTTTAAGAGTGGCTTTTATAGTATCTTTAACCAAAAGTTCAAAAAACTATCAAAAAAAGATTTTGTCAAAGTACAAAACGTATTTTAATAAAATACAAAATGCCATGAGCTTGCCATCAAATATGCCACAAAGAGCCCTACTTAAAGCCTCTCCTAAGGTAGCTATATATTTTCGTAAAGGCATGAAGAGCTTTTTCCCATCTCAAAGATTTGAAAAGACTTTAGAGGATGGCAGTGTTACGTTTAGTATAGATTTTACTCAGGATATAGAAATTTTGCCTTTTATAAAGAGATGGCTCCCAGATATTGAGATATTAGAGCCAAAAAGCCTAAGGGATAAATTTAAAGAGGATCTAAAAATTGCTCTTGATTTATTAGATAAATAA
- the csx20 gene encoding CRISPR-associated protein Csx20 encodes MKTLFILMNHALTPEQEEDARDNLKIEKFVNIADAKWSDIDPFEKSVVNVINIYKDRLTQQASAGDVLLVQGDFGATYNMIKFAKNIGLTVIYATTKRIVSEYIENGKVVTKREFKHARFREYEDL; translated from the coding sequence ATGAAAACTCTTTTTATTCTAATGAATCACGCTCTAACTCCAGAACAAGAGGAGGATGCTAGGGATAATCTAAAAATTGAGAAATTTGTAAATATAGCTGATGCAAAGTGGAGTGACATAGATCCGTTTGAAAAAAGTGTAGTAAATGTCATAAATATCTACAAAGATAGACTTACGCAGCAGGCTAGTGCCGGCGATGTACTGTTAGTTCAAGGTGACTTTGGAGCAACATATAACATGATAAAATTCGCAAAAAATATAGGCTTAACCGTCATATATGCGACTACAAAGCGTATAGTAAGCGAATATATAGAAAATGGAAAAGTTGTAACAAAACGAGAATTTAAACATGCAAGATTTAGAGAATATGAGGATTTATAA
- a CDS encoding TM1812 family CRISPR-associated protein: MKVVTFLGTIKKAEDHDVPIYRYDNKLKELYSLKRERYVNMLPLLIDNFEAKNIVPIFTETALKIQSKVLKDELGNSYDEIFNNENLIEGEKNFYDILRIINNATSGDKEYIIDLTHGFRHIPILATISLISQSLNNTDKIKHIFFAKEMKPREEYEIIDLKEYLELANISYILESFNHNYTVALASKFKNKNFHDLASQLSTISNHILSNSLKALSNDTDKILNNIELILKNEQIETFKSSLNDIQQHIKELQDIGKQKDSMKFYRMSRLLSSKGYLLNSITLLFEAIGYYCAESFECFGNNVKMHIDAFRKSKNFNAYDLTHESRTFVKWMELRDEKYLKKSGAAYYDIKNKLESIRTLGNFRDFIKEAEKLRNNLAHGNASEKIEDSKKELTKMLDKYNSFCIVQNILGNKK; this comes from the coding sequence ATGAAAGTCGTAACATTTTTGGGAACTATAAAAAAAGCAGAAGATCATGACGTACCTATTTATAGATATGATAACAAACTAAAAGAGTTATATTCTTTAAAAAGAGAGAGATATGTAAATATGCTTCCTCTATTGATAGACAATTTTGAAGCAAAAAATATTGTTCCAATATTTACAGAAACAGCTCTAAAGATTCAGTCTAAAGTTTTAAAAGATGAACTAGGAAATAGCTATGATGAGATATTTAATAATGAAAATTTAATAGAAGGCGAAAAAAACTTTTACGATATCTTGCGTATCATAAATAATGCAACATCAGGCGATAAAGAATACATAATAGACCTAACTCATGGATTTAGACATATCCCGATCTTGGCAACTATTTCACTTATCTCTCAAAGTTTAAATAATACAGACAAAATTAAACATATATTTTTTGCAAAAGAAATGAAGCCCAGAGAAGAATATGAAATAATCGACTTAAAAGAGTATCTGGAGCTTGCAAATATCTCATATATACTTGAAAGCTTCAATCACAACTACACAGTAGCTTTAGCCTCTAAATTTAAAAATAAAAATTTTCATGATCTTGCAAGTCAGTTATCAACTATTTCAAACCATATACTATCTAATTCATTAAAAGCACTTAGTAACGATACTGATAAAATTTTAAATAATATAGAGTTGATTTTAAAAAATGAGCAGATCGAAACATTTAAAAGTAGCCTTAATGACATACAGCAACATATAAAAGAGCTTCAAGACATAGGCAAGCAAAAGGATTCTATGAAATTTTATAGAATGTCTAGGTTGTTAAGCTCGAAAGGGTACTTATTAAATTCTATAACCCTGTTATTTGAAGCTATTGGGTATTACTGTGCAGAAAGCTTTGAATGTTTTGGCAATAATGTAAAAATGCATATTGATGCCTTTAGAAAAAGTAAAAATTTCAATGCCTATGATCTAACACACGAGTCTAGAACTTTTGTAAAATGGATGGAACTAAGAGATGAAAAGTACCTAAAAAAAAGTGGTGCGGCATACTATGATATAAAAAATAAGCTGGAGAGCATAAGAACCCTTGGTAATTTTAGAGATTTTATAAAAGAGGCCGAAAAACTAAGAAATAATCTAGCTCACGGTAACGCAAGTGAAAAAATAGAAGATTCAAAAAAAGAGCTCACAAAAATGTTAGATAAATATAATTCATTTTGTATAGTACAAAACATACTGGGAAATAAAAAATGA